The proteins below come from a single Zea mays cultivar B73 chromosome 8, Zm-B73-REFERENCE-NAM-5.0, whole genome shotgun sequence genomic window:
- the LOC109941587 gene encoding vegetative cell wall protein gp1 — MAPRPAPPLGQPGRGGPSPCPFFLAHAASPSSASPSRSSRRHLLPWIPHASNREHDSFPPWPDRPPPAAGRQQLDIFNLSRELPPRLLPAQLGALAAGEQQLPGSMAPVKLEQPSSQLWRPLPAGMQFPWPTPSGAAMAELPGSTPVPLLSPWPPAAMAASPRRARVLLPGRPAPCPRRPGIPTASSPFPKLLLPWPILPCAQLLLAMCPTPLAA; from the coding sequence ATGGCGCCCAGGCCTGCTCCTCCCCTCGGCCAGCCAGGGCGCGGTGGCCCCAGCCCCtgccccttcttcctcgcgcacgCTGCATCTCCCAGCTCGGCCTCGCCATCGCGCAGCAGCAGACGCCATCTTCTTCCCTGGATTCCCCACGCCAGCAACAGGGAGCACGACTCCTTCCCTCCATGGCCGGACCGCCCTCCCCCTGCTGCCGGCCGACAGCAGCTTGACATCTTCAACCTCAGCCGCGAGCTCCCTCCTCGGCTGCTTCCAGCCCAACTCGGCGCCCTTGCTGCCGGCGAGCAGCAGCTCCCTGGATCCATGGCGCCGGTGAAGCTCGAGCAGCCAAGCTCCCAGCTATGGCGCCCGCTCCCTGCAGGGATGCAGTTCCCTTGGCCGACGCCCAGCGGAGCAGCCATGGCCGAGCTCCCTGGGAGCACGCCGGTGCCCCTGCTCTCCCCTTGGCCGCCAGCAGCCATGGCTGCTAGCCCCCGGCGAGCTCGAGTTCTTCTCCCTGGCCGCCCTGCTCCCTGTCCACGGCGCCCAGGAATTCCAACAGCATCATCTCCCTTCCCCAAACTGCTCTTGCCATGGCCGATTCTTCCCTGCGCCCAGCTCCTCCTCGCCATGTGCCCGACGCCCCTCGCTGCGTAG